The following are encoded in a window of Clarias gariepinus isolate MV-2021 ecotype Netherlands chromosome 8, CGAR_prim_01v2, whole genome shotgun sequence genomic DNA:
- the ccdc149b gene encoding coiled-coil domain-containing protein 149-B, with product MDPSRRTESDWQGLVNEFLVCKRKLESKKEALLILSKELDTCQQERDQFKLMANQLRERHQGLKKKYRELIDGDLTLPPEKRTQVNLAQLLRDAQEKNRNLSDELKELNQRLVEVQGDNKLLRMTIAKQRLGDVGEVGVRHFPAHEREDLVLQLEKAQEQNSELEQSLKAAVDELQDVRAERNVYQEKAHRLNIELNHILRHHDGRVMDVDALCMENRYLHERFVQLQDEVSLLKTNLMKYKSALESKKNCKVYGKANSSALTGVLSAKQVQELLLSEENGCSLPVTPQSISDLKSLATALLETIHEKNMVIQHQRQTNKILGNRVAELEGKLKALEMSGVWSLPGLTYNVSVGLGRGRDVIILSEHQQVQTSVGEVLQLQSGSVGDEEIVTGEEVTEDTTLTAEDVSRPHHHHHQQQQHHHHHTSLCLENTHTPRSSRHLTTKTSTSSQKSPVERVRHGYEPETLNDNEDLATWKNGSTGGKEAEDAGKEGGATGTCSEDSPDIQDGSERDLTNVSVCNEDCTELSDPRTVESTGNVTSEETETKCPDQST from the exons ATGGATCCTTCTAGAAGAACCGAGAGCGACTGGCAAGGGCTAGTGAACGAG TTCCTGGTGTGTAAGAGAAAGCTGGAGAGTAAGAAAGAGGCGCTGCTGATTCTGTCCAAAGAACTGGATACCTGCCAGCAGGAGCGCGATCAGTTTAAACTAATGGCCAATCAGCTGCGAGAGCGCCACCaagggctgaaaaaaaaatacagagagcTGATC gaTGGTGACCTGACATTACCCCCAGAAAAAAGGACCCAA GTGAATTTGGCACAACTGCTGCGTGATGCTCAGGAGAAGAACAGGAATCTAAGTGATGAACTGAAAGAGCTGAACCAGCGATTAGTAGAGGTTCAAGGTGACAACAAG CTGCTGAGGATGACCATCGCTAAACAGCGTCTCGGTGATGTCGGAGAGGTCGGAGTTCGCCATTTTCCGGCCCATGAGAGAGAAGACCTCGTATTGCAGTTGGAAAAAGCTCAAGAGCAG AACTCAGAGCTGGAGCAAAGCCTGAAGGCGGCGGTAGACGAGCTGCAGGATGTCCGTGCAGAAAGAAACGTCTATCAGGAGAAAGCTCATCGTCTGAACATCGAGCTTAACCACATCCTGAGACACCACGATGGCCGAGTCATGGATGTGGACGCTCTGTGTATGGAAAACAG ATACCTTCATGAGCGCTTTGTACAGCTTCAGGATGAAGTCTCTCTCCTCAAAACTAATTTAATGAAGTACAAA AGTGCACTGGAGAGTAAGAAGAACTGTAAAGTGTATGGCAAGGCCAACAGCAGTGCACTAACAGGAGTGCTCTCAGCTAAACAAG TTCAGGAGCTGCTGCTGTCCGAGGAGAATGGGTGTAGTCTGCCCGTGACGCCGCAATCCATCAGTGACCTGAAGTCTTTAGCCACAGCACTGCTGGAGACGATTCACGAGAAGAACATGGTCATTCAGCACCAACGCCAGACCAACAA GATTCTGGGTAACAGAGTAGCAGAACTGGAAGGGAAGCTGAAAGCACTGGAGATGTCTGGTGTGTGGAGTTTGCCTG GCCTTACCTATAACGTGTCTGTTGGACTTGGGA GAGGAAGAGATGTGATCATTCTGAGTGAACACCAGCAGGTCCAGACGTCGGTGGGAGAGGTGTTGCAGTTACAGTCCGGCTCTGTAG GCGACGAGGAGATCGTGACTGGAGAAGAAGTGACAGAAGACACGACTCTCACTGCTGAGGATGTTTCCAgacctcatcatcatcatcatcagcagcagcaacatcatcatcatcatacgtCGCTCTGCTTAGAAAATACGCACACACCCAGATCCAGCAGACATCTCACTACAAAAACCAGCACCAGCTCTCAGAAGAGTCCtgtggagagagtgagacatGGTTACGAGCCAGAAACATTAAACGATAATGAAGATCTGGCAACGTGGAAAAATGGGAGCACAGGTGGAAAAGAAGCAGAAGATGCTGGGAAAGAGGGCGGAGCTACAGGCACATGTTCTGAGGACAGTCCTGATATTCAGGACGGATCAGAGAGAGACCTAACCAATGTGTCGGTGTGTAATGAGGACTGCACAGAACTGTCTGATCCTAGAACAGTGGAGAGCACAGGGAACGTGACGAGTGAGGAAACGGAAACAAAATGTCCAGATCAAAGCACATAG